TTAAAACTCTGATTCCTCACCACTTTATCTGTGTAGTATTTGAACTGCAATTCAACAGCccattttcttcattaaatgTTTTCCTGTTGTAGGGATACACTCATggataatgatgaaaatgattccCAAAGCCACAATTGTCATTTAGCTGGTGAAGGGAACAATAAATTTCCTCCTGTTTTACGCCCTTATGCTCTCCCaagatttgattttgatgatAACCTTCATGGGCATTTAAGATTTCATAGTTTGGTTGAAACTGAAGTTTTTCTCGGCATTGAAAGTAGTGAAGATAATCAGTGGATTGAAGATTTTTCTCGTGGGGGTACTGGGATTGCATTTAGTTCAAGTGCAGCTGAATCTTGTTCAATTTCTAGGTGCAACAATGTCTGGTCTGAGGCAGCCTCCTCAGAATCTGTTGAAATGCTATTAAAGTCTGTTGGACAGGACGAAACTATTCCTGTTCAGACTATTTGTAAGAATTCAGATGCCTGTGATGAACTGGGCTGCATAATAAATCAGATGGAGCCTACTTTGAAACATGGAGATAGGGGTCTTCCTAAAGTAGGGGATGACTTACAGCCTGCATTACAGTCAGGAGAGTGTCCAGGTAAACTTCCTGGGTTGAAAGATGATATAGGAGGAGATCATCTGCTGGTTGAAGATGTTTCTCAAACGCATGAATTTGGCACATCTGTTGATAGCACATTGGACGATCTAAATACTAGAAATACTGATTTGCCTGTGACTAAGAGAGATGATTCTAAAGAACATACTGTTAACGAAAGTCTAGTGGAAGCTTCTGTTGATCAATCTGTGGATGACAGGGAGCAGGAAGATAAATGTACTGGTTCACAAGTCGATGCTGTGATTCACTCCGTGCAGAACACTTATGCAAGTAATGCTTTGATAGATAGTCAAGATACCACGCATTTAAAACATGATCTCATTGATGAAAATGTGGACGGTTCAGCAAATCAAAATGTTGACTTGAGCCAAGaagttcaaactgatggtcaGAACGTGAGTGAGAATGCAGTTGCAAGTGTTACCTTGCTTGCACAGAAGAATTCAGCCTTGGATATGCATTCTAAGGAAGAACGACATGCTATTGGAAACATTACGACTGCCGGTGAGCCTGTTGATAGGATATCGAAAGGGAATTCTAACCTCCATATGGTGGAAGGGTGCAGTGAGGGATTGAGGGTAGAAAGTCCTTTGCGGACTACCATTTCCGAAGACATTGTCTTGTCTGAAAGAAAATTACATGACATATCACCAATGCCTTTTGTTGGTGATACTGACCTTAAGGAACTTGGAAGTGAAGTCAGCAATATGGATACTAGAAATCCTATGAGTCTAGAGTCAAATATGGATTCAACGGTGCAGATAGCATGTGATACTCTTGAGAAGAAGGATTCGTCAGACGGTGATGGCCACCCTGATATGAAAATCTTGAGCAGCAAGTCTGAGAAATCTTTGGTAGTGGATGATAATGGTTCTAAGGGTGAAGGTGAAGGTTCCCACAATACTTTGGGAACAGAACCTATGAAAGAATGTGAAGAAAGTATAGTCGTTGAACATAGTGATGATTATAAATCTGATCAGACTGTTTCAACTGCTGCAAATCAGAACACCAAATTGTCTTCTGATTCTAGTAACACAGATTGTGGGGAAGGTGGATCCGTGCCTGTAATAAAGGGAGTTGACTTCTCATCCTCCGGTACAGGTCGCACGGCAGATGAGTTAGCTTCGGTTTTACAATCTGATGTTGCCATTAGTGGCAAGTCAAGTATGTATATATTGAAGCATTATGTCTGATAATTGAGCTTTCCATTCTTCCATTTTGTCATCTTTTATACATCCTGCATGATTTGCTAAATTGGTGTTCCTGTGTTACAGTGGAATGTGTTCTTTCGCCCTCTGGTAAGGATCTTCCTGCTGCTACTGCTGTTGTGTCTGATCAAAACAAGGTTCAAGTGTCATCTGCAGAAACAAGTTTCTCAATCATGAATACTTCTGGAATGACATCGGAAAAGGGTGCACCTTGTGAGACTAGTGGACAGTCCTCTTGTAGTAAAGTTGATCAGTCCTTGTCAATGGAGGGTACTTCTATTGATGAGGGCCAACATGGAGACCAGGCAATTCATGGACTGTCAGTGGAGGTTGTAAGGGATAAGCATGTATCATCTATCATCCCTGATTCAACAGTGAGAGGAACTGATGGTGCTGAAGCTCAAGTTATTTCTAAAACGGGTTCTTCAGAAGCTGCAGGTGACCTTTTATGATTAGTAGGGTTTCTTGGTTTACCTGGTATGGTGCACCTGTTTTACTGTTGTCTGTACCTTGTCATTATGGTGGTTTTCCTTGACACGTAGTTCTCTCTTAATATATAGTTTTCTGATGATGACTTGTTGGTAATTATTTTTCCAATGATGATTTGTTGGTTATGACCTACTGTTGTTTTTATTAAGCATATCCTTGCCTTTCTGTCACTGGAATCTCCATAAGATTAATGTCTGACAACAAAAAGTTCCCCTCAGGTGCTGtatcaatacaacaaaataaccAGACATCGACAAGTTCATTGCCTTCAACTTCAAAGGAACCTACCTGTGATTCTGGCCAAAATCATCCCGAAGATACTGACCCCAAATTAGTTACAAAAGAGAAGAACAGTGATCATGTTGCTAAGCATCATGTTGATGGTGagtttattttatcatttaattttgaagtaaTTAGATAATTTAAGCCTGTCATGGTAGAATTCCTGGTTTACTCTTCTCAGTCTTGTTCTTTAGATCTGTTATCTGTCGTTTTGGTGGTTGGTTtgttttcctctttcttttttgaACCCCTCCACCTCTCCAATGTTCTCTCGATAAGCATCTTCTTTTGTTCGTATCTTCTGCTTTTGAAGTTATATCCTGTTTAAGGGTTTTCTATGAACTATCTACTTGTTTCTATAAATGTACACtctacaaattaaatacatGCTTAGCCTCTTTCATGGCTCTATTTTCTTTTGAGACCATTTAATTAGCTTTCGCTTTCTCCCACTTTATCTAATGTTATTCATCTGATGGATTATTTTGATGTTGCAGGCGGTCGTGCAAAGACTGATAACAGCTCCTTTCCTTCTGCACCTTCATCTGAATCTCAAACTAAGATTCACATGATGGGAAGTGGAAGTAGTAGTGCTGATCTTGACAATCCTTCATGTGGCTCTCCTATTGTCATTAGAACATCTGAGCAGTTCCCAAGTAAAATTGGAAATGATGGTTTGAAAGGATCTGAGGGTCGGAGTGCTTCAATTTCTGGGGTCATTAATGGGGAAGAGAACAAAGACCAGTCTATTTCTGAGGATATGAAAGGAAATTATGCATCTCCTGGAGACAGAACTTTCACCTTTGAGGTACCTCCATTGGCAGATTTGTCTGGAAAAGAAGCTGGCAAGAATTGGCAACTTTTTTCTACCATGCAACATGACACAATATCCTCggtaaaatttgttttcataaGTGATAATCTTTTGTTATGTGGACCTTTTTTTCTCTTATGTTTTCCTGATTCTCATTtcgagttgaatttttaaaaagtttcttCTGATgctagtatttttttttttgttatttatccTGGTTATGCTCACTCTATCTTGCACATGCTTTCAACAACGAGAAGGTCGAGGGAACACTATCAACTGCTAGCTTAAGCAAAGTGGGTACCAAGGCTGCTCAGGAGGTGAGTCATGCAAATCTTCAGGCATCCAAGAGTGAGAATGTACGTGGTCGCTCCAAAGGGACGTCTGAGGGTAGTGGCTCCAAAGGGACCTCTGAGCGTAGAGCAAGGCGAGTAGGTGGTAAGAGCACGGGAAAGGAAGCTGCTAAAAAGGGAATTGCTGCAAAAGAAATGACTCCCGCAAGTCGATCAAAAAGAAGTGGTAGAACAAGTAATGCGTCACTCAGTTCAGCTGGAATTGGCCAGCTCATTCAATCCAATGAGGTGAAGCACTCTGGACATATGGAAGGGGCAACCACGAAACCATTTGGTGTTCTTTCTACTTCAGTATCTAGCCTGCCAGACTTGAATGCCTCAGCTTCTTCATCTGCAGTTTTCCACCAGCCTTTTACCGATTTGCAACAAGTTCAGTTACGTGCTCAGATTTTTGTATATGGAGCTCTGATGTAAGTcgtttatcttttctttttttcatttatatacatgCAGCAACATGTTTTGGCATTATAAGATTGATCAATATACGTGGATTATGTGTTGAGATTGTTGTTACATGTGCTTTGATATCAGTGTCAAATCTAATTGTCTAgggtattttcttttctctttaggATCTTTGATCATTTAAGCATATCTATCTGATTTTTTTGAGTATTTTTGCTTCAGTCAAGGAACAGCACCTGATGAGGCTTATATGATATCAGCATTTGGGGGACTTGGTTAGGTTTTCTCATCTCTAACTATGTTACTCTGTGGTGCTTTATACAGATTTACtgacccctttttttttaaaatatcaaattcatgCAGATGGTGGAAGAACCATGTGGGAGAATGCATGGCGAGCATGTATAGACAGGGTACATTCTCAAAAATCTCATCTTGTTAGCCCTGAAACTCCGATGCAGACGCCTTTAGGTATCTATCTTGGCTTGTTGAATTTTTCTTCTGATTCTTCTGTCTATTAACCTAATTGAGATGCTCAGGTGCCAAAACTTCTGATCAGTCAGTCAAACGAAATGCACTTCAGAATAAGGTTACATCCTCACCTGTTAGTCGGTCCACCAGCAAGGGTACTCCAACGACAATTGTAAACTCAATGGTTCCCCTTTCATCGCCACTTTGGAGTATTTCTGCGCCTTCCTGTGATGCTCTTCAATCTACTGGCATTCCGAGAAGTGCAGTTATGGATTATCAGCAGGCACTTTCTCCATTGCGTCCTCCACCTATAAGGAATTTTGTTGGACATAATGCTCCTTGGATGTCCCAGTCCCCTTTCCGTGTACCCTGGGTTCCACAGACTTCTTCTTTTGATGCTCGTTTTCCTGTGCTTCCTATCACAGAAGCAGTTAATTTGACCCCTGCAAGAGAAGCCTCTGTGCCTCATTCTTCTGCGATGAAGCAGGCGTCCACAGTTCCTATGGTCCAGAGTGGCAGTCCTGCTAATGTTTTTGCTGGGACTCCCCTGCTTGACACAAAAAAGGCAACAGCAACACGTGGTCAACATTCTGCTGATCCAAAGCCCAGAAAGAGAAAAAAGTCTACAGTTTCTGAGGACCCTGGGCAGATTAAACCGCATTCTCAATCAGAGTCCGTTTCAGCTACTGTTGTGACTAGTAATGTGTCTACACCAGCCGCTATTACAACCCTTGCCACTGTTGTTTCCAAGTCATCCACTGACAAATTCGTTACATCTGTCCCTGTTGACCATCTTGAAAAGGGTGAACAGGATTCAGATCAGAGGGTTGCTCTGTCTGAAGAGACCTTTGGTAAACTCCAGGAGGCTCAAAAGCAGGCGGAAGATGCTTCTACTCTTGCCGCAGCTGCTGTTCATCACAGTCAAGAAATATGGACTCAGTTGGGCAAGCACAGAAATTCTGGTTTGGAACCAGATTTTGAAACAGAATTGACTTCCGCTGCTGTGGCAATAGCAGCAGCTGCTTCTGTTGCAAAGGCTGCAGCTGCAGCTGCCAAGGTTGCCTCAAATGCTGCATTGCAAGCAAAATTGATGGCTGATGAAGCATTGGTTTCAAGTGGCTACAAAAATTCTGTTCCAACTAATGCAATTGCTTCTGATAATGTCAAGAAGCTTGGCAAGGCTACTCCTGCATCCATCTTAAGGGGTGAAAACGCTACTACTAGTTCAAATTCCATCATAATTGCTGCAAGGGAAGCTGCTAGGAGGAGGGTAGAAGCTGCATCAGCTGCCTCAAAGCGAGCTGAAAACATGGATGCCATTGTTAAAGCTGCGGAGCTGGCAGCGGAAGCTGTATCACAGGCTGGGAAGATTGTTGCTATGGGTGAGCCGTTCCCATTGACTGAATTGGTTGAAGCTGGTCCTGAGGCATACTGGAAAGTACCCCAAGCATCTCCTGAGCCAAATGGTTCCATCAGAGAGCACATAGACAGTGGTCGTGTGGAAGGTCCTACTTCATCTGCTGGGCATCTAAAAGAGGTTCAAGTAGAAAAGAGGGAAAAGCAAAGTGTTGAATATGGAATGTCACCAACTCTTAGAGAGATAGCTAGAGAGTCTCTAGAGGATCATTCTAGATTAACAGGTGGCATTTTGGGTCCTACTGCAGCAAGCGGAAAGGATAAAAAGGGACCAAAAGGCCACAAAGCTTCAGAAATTGCCAAAACTAAAGGAGTCACTTCTGAATCCGAAATTGGGTTTGGACTGCCTTCCGTGATCACTCAGAGTGAACATGGGAAAGCAGGGGAAActtcaaaaaataacaatttaaggGAGGGTTCCCATGTTGAGGTTTGTAACTTTTTAGTCAAATCTAAGTTGAGCTTTTGATCTTTAGCTGATTACTCCATTAAGTTCTGAAGTTGTATTTGATGGAAATATGTGGTGTAGtggtatttgaattttaaaatagttttgaatgcAGTCCTAATTACTGCTGGGAAATGTTGTTGTTGACATGTCATTTTTATTCTCTTACAACTTtaccatttctttttctctagGTACTGAGAGATGGAGATGGCTTAAAAGTAGCATGGTTCCCAGCTGATATTCTGGATTTAAAAGATGGCAAAGCTTATGTGTGTTACAACGAGCTTCGATCAGAGGGTGAGCTATGTGCATGTTTCATGTTGAACCAACTAAATGGTGATTGCTAGTAAAGAAGATCTGTCAGACAATCattgttcttaatttttaagCAAACTCCTTGATGTGTATCCAATTTCACTTTCTCTTTTGGGATTCTTGCATGATTATCTCTATTCTGAATCAGGAATTTGCTTGTGTGATGTTTGATTCTGTTGTGGAGAGAAAGTAATGATTAAATGCACGAGGGTATCTTACTTCTCTAATGTACTCACTATGTACCTTGTACATTGTGATTTTTGGTTTCTTATGTAAAAAGTGATTTCTTGGTAGTGAAAATTAGACATTATGTCTCATACACTTGTATTGAGTGTGCCTTATTAACCAACCTGTTTTGATTTCTCATCTTACAGATGGTGATAAGCTAAAGGAATGGGTGGAACTTGAAGGTGAAGGGGAAAGAGCACCCAGGATACGTACTGCTCGGCCTGTCACAGCCATGCCATTTGAAGGAACGAGGAAGAGGCGCAGGGCAGCTATGGGTGACTATAATTGGGCTCCTGGGGATAGGGTTGATTCATGGATGCAGGATAGGTATGCATGTACTATTTGCaatatcttctttcttttcatcgGATACCAATGGTAATGTTGAAGGTAATTAAGgcactaatatatatatatacatatatatgcatcTATGAGGAAATAGTGTAGGAGAATTTGTCAATATTTGCTATCCAACTTGAACACGAGCTATTTGTTGGATTTCCCTAAAGCAGTATTGCAAGATGAATTTGTAAGCATATATTAACTCTCACTAACTGTTCTAGAAGCAATAGTGGAAAGGATGTATAAATATTGTCTTGTAAACACTCAGATAAATTAAATCTATCACATAGGTTGTGCTTATCTTGTGGACAAGTCAATAAAACAACTTAGCAACAATCCAGTGTTTATGAAACCAATATTTGTCTTAAGGTGGAGTcctaaatttattcattttttaatctGATAAGTTATCATTTGATGTTGAGCGAAGGTCTTAACTTAAAATCGTACAAGATTGCAttttaagcctttttttttcGGATGGCTTTGGAGCACTTTATGAGTGTATCTCCTTTTCATCCTGTATTTTCTTGTTGTATTTAGAGAGAGAGAATCTCAATTGCATGAACCCAACATTAGTGTCAAGAAATGAACCACTGTTTGAAACTATGTTTGTTATTTACCTTTCAGCTGGTGGGAGGGGGTTGTCACTGAGAAGAGCCAGACGGATGAAACATCCTTTACTGTTCACTTTCCTGGTATGCGCGTATTTACAGCACTTTTAAACAAATTTGGTTGTAATGTGCTTAGTATTAAAGTCAATGTGGCTTGATCTTTGAGAAATAATTAAggatttttcattatatttattaaagctCGAGGTGAAACATCTGTTGTCAAAGCATGGTTTCTTCGTCCTTCTCTGATTTGGAAGAATGGTAGTTGGGTTGAAGGGTCCAGTTTTCAGGATACTAATGGCTCTTCCCACGAGGTGATATGTTAGCTTGTATTTGTGATTGATGTTTTCTCTGGTGATACTTTAATTGCTTCTTTATACTAAGTAATTGATCTGTTTTTCAGGGTGATACCCCTCAGGAAAAGCGACCTAGGATAGGCGGTCCTGTTGTAGAGGCCAGAGGGGAAGATAAGCTCTCAAAAAGTTTAGACCGTAAGGAATCTTGGAAACCTGGTGACATGAGATTGCTGGATTTATCTGACAacgaaaaaatatttaatattggtAGAAGCACCAGAGATGAGAATAAGCCTGATTCACTCAAAATGGTACGTACTGGTTTAAAGAAGGAAGGATCAAGAGTTATTTTTGGTGTTCCGAAGCCAGGAAAGAAGAGAAAGTTTATGGAAGTAAGCAAACATTATGTTGCAGATCAGAGTGGTAAGACTCATGAAACAAGTGATTCAGCTAAGTTTACAAAATATTTGATGCCTCAAGGATCTGAGCCCCgtgaaacgaaaaataaaattgaaccaAAGGATAAACGAGCAGCTGTATATAGGCCTAAAGTTCTCAAGTCTGGAAAACCACCTAGTGTTTCTAGTAGAACTATTCCTAAGAAGGACAGCTTATCAAATACTCTGGTTTCTGAACCCGGTGATTCTGCAGCTGCAGATGTAAGCCATGCTGAGAATATATCAGGAAAGCATAACATCATGGAGTTTAGATCATTTTCAAGTACTGATGGAGCAGCAAAAGGCCCGGTCTTATTTTCTTCTGTGGCTTTCTCATCAGATGCTCCCCCAAAGAAAAATTCAGCATCAAATGCTAAATCTGAACGGGTTAGCAAACCGAAACTTGGACCAGCTTCTGGGAAGTTGGCCAAAATTGAGGAGGAAAAAGGTTCCAATGACAATTCAATCAAAACAGTATCTGAAGTTGAACCTCGGAGATCTAATCGGAAGATTCAACCAACATCAAGAGTAAGTAAACCGATAAGGTCGTTTCTTCTTTGATAAGTTGAGATATTACGAAAATAATTCTTATACTATTGCAGTGTTGTATTtgtggaaaattaattaaaagactTGTTTGCTTGTCCGTTATGTGCCACTGTAAACCTTGAGTAATTCTATGCTAAAATCTTTGCTTGATAAAGAAAGCGGTGAAGGAAAACTTGTTATTATCACTAGCAGCAAACACATTGTTGTCTTTGTCccttatattttgatttgatcagCTTATGGATCTTGTTTGTTGTCTACAGCTCTTGGAAGGCCTACAAAGCTCATTGATCATCTCAAAAATTCCTTCTGTTTCGCACGACAGAAGTCACAAAAGTCAAAATAGGAGTAGTAGAGGTGAACCTTAAATTTCGTGGTATTCGTGAAGTACTGTTGCTGTTTTTCTTTCCCTTGTTGGTTGCCGAACCGAACATGTTGCTGTGCATGTAGCATAACTGTGGTTTAACTCTTTTAACAGGAAATAACCAAGGGTGAGAGGGAGGTAGATTGTTTTGCAACTTCTGAATCCAGTGTCAACAACCGGTGTAGCTTTGTGTAAATTAAGATTAGAGAGAAAAGCTAGGAAAGAAAATGGCTTCTTGGGCATTTGCGATGTAGCTGTATAACTGATTTTTTAGGTTTCCGTtaacaattataattataaccTTATCTTTCTTGGCCATGCCTTTCTCTCTAGGTTGTTGTATATGGAACTCTTTCCATGTAGTTTAGCTTGACGTTTTGCAGAGCAGCATTGCCAACTGATCAATCCTTTGTTATTCCAGCGCTTCCGAAAGTTAATTTTCGGGTTgatgtttctttttgtttgttgcTATTCCGAAGGTGCAaaacaaatgagaaaaataagtttatttgaATACACTTCAGTACACAGATTCTAGCCTCAACGATCACTCTGCCAAAGCATTATATCTTTAATCATGATAATATTGGAGAATTAAGAGAATGATGAACACATACAAAGGCCAAAGAATTAGTCAAGTATTCATTATCATACTTTTACAAGTATCCAAGTTTGAGTCTTAGTTGGCTTGCTAAAAGGTACACACACACGAAAAGAGAGTAAAAGAGACGTATGGTTATGCAAGTATATATCTGATACAATCaataatgaattaatataatgaaataagaaaacgatacaaaatgataaaatgctTCTAATATCTTTCGGTCACGAAGCAAAGGATTACAAGGAAATCATTGAGCAGGCACCTAATTGGCTTTTAAAAGCTACAAAGTAGATCTAACAACTgacatgataaataaataaacaaacaagtgAAGTAGCTAACACAAGTTCAGGCGAAAGGGAGTAGTACGGGCATGTCTGCAAATGGCGGTTGCGGGATCCTTTTGGCTGCCATGGTAGCTAATCTGTCCACTTCCTGTTGATTCCAGTGCTTATGATAAGAtgctatttataggttaaaattatttttgtctcTCGCTGTGTATTTCTAATAGAGAAAGCGACGTGCATTATGCAACGTTTTTCGCTCTGAACTGAGATCGTTTGATAGTATTATTATATGTCACGGTAAGCAGTCGGATAATTTGGCTGAGACCAGAGTACGCGCCATGAGCCATCTTAGTATATAAAGTTAGCGAGCAAGAGACGAATATTTTTAAATGCCCCAAGTTGGCTTATGTTCAAGGC
The Gossypium raimondii isolate GPD5lz chromosome 8, ASM2569854v1, whole genome shotgun sequence DNA segment above includes these coding regions:
- the LOC105792061 gene encoding uncharacterized protein LOC105792061 isoform X1, translating into MDNDENDSQSHNCHLAGEGNNKFPPVLRPYALPRFDFDDNLHGHLRFHSLVETEVFLGIESSEDNQWIEDFSRGGTGIAFSSSAAESCSISRCNNVWSEAASSESVEMLLKSVGQDETIPVQTICKNSDACDELGCIINQMEPTLKHGDRGLPKVGDDLQPALQSGECPGKLPGLKDDIGGDHLLVEDVSQTHEFGTSVDSTLDDLNTRNTDLPVTKRDDSKEHTVNESLVEASVDQSVDDREQEDKCTGSQVDAVIHSVQNTYASNALIDSQDTTHLKHDLIDENVDGSANQNVDLSQEVQTDGQNVSENAVASVTLLAQKNSALDMHSKEERHAIGNITTAGEPVDRISKGNSNLHMVEGCSEGLRVESPLRTTISEDIVLSERKLHDISPMPFVGDTDLKELGSEVSNMDTRNPMSLESNMDSTVQIACDTLEKKDSSDGDGHPDMKILSSKSEKSLVVDDNGSKGEGEGSHNTLGTEPMKECEESIVVEHSDDYKSDQTVSTAANQNTKLSSDSSNTDCGEGGSVPVIKGVDFSSSGTGRTADELASVLQSDVAISGKSMECVLSPSGKDLPAATAVVSDQNKVQVSSAETSFSIMNTSGMTSEKGAPCETSGQSSCSKVDQSLSMEGTSIDEGQHGDQAIHGLSVEVVRDKHVSSIIPDSTVRGTDGAEAQVISKTGSSEAAGAVSIQQNNQTSTSSLPSTSKEPTCDSGQNHPEDTDPKLVTKEKNSDHVAKHHVDGGRAKTDNSSFPSAPSSESQTKIHMMGSGSSSADLDNPSCGSPIVIRTSEQFPSKIGNDGLKGSEGRSASISGVINGEENKDQSISEDMKGNYASPGDRTFTFEVPPLADLSGKEAGKNWQLFSTMQHDTISSVEGTLSTASLSKVGTKAAQEVSHANLQASKSENVRGRSKGTSEGSGSKGTSERRARRVGGKSTGKEAAKKGIAAKEMTPASRSKRSGRTSNASLSSAGIGQLIQSNEVKHSGHMEGATTKPFGVLSTSVSSLPDLNASASSSAVFHQPFTDLQQVQLRAQIFVYGALIQGTAPDEAYMISAFGGLDGGRTMWENAWRACIDRVHSQKSHLVSPETPMQTPLGAKTSDQSVKRNALQNKVTSSPVSRSTSKGTPTTIVNSMVPLSSPLWSISAPSCDALQSTGIPRSAVMDYQQALSPLRPPPIRNFVGHNAPWMSQSPFRVPWVPQTSSFDARFPVLPITEAVNLTPAREASVPHSSAMKQASTVPMVQSGSPANVFAGTPLLDTKKATATRGQHSADPKPRKRKKSTVSEDPGQIKPHSQSESVSATVVTSNVSTPAAITTLATVVSKSSTDKFVTSVPVDHLEKGEQDSDQRVALSEETFGKLQEAQKQAEDASTLAAAAVHHSQEIWTQLGKHRNSGLEPDFETELTSAAVAIAAAASVAKAAAAAAKVASNAALQAKLMADEALVSSGYKNSVPTNAIASDNVKKLGKATPASILRGENATTSSNSIIIAAREAARRRVEAASAASKRAENMDAIVKAAELAAEAVSQAGKIVAMGEPFPLTELVEAGPEAYWKVPQASPEPNGSIREHIDSGRVEGPTSSAGHLKEVQVEKREKQSVEYGMSPTLREIARESLEDHSRLTGGILGPTAASGKDKKGPKGHKASEIAKTKGVTSESEIGFGLPSVITQSEHGKAGETSKNNNLREGSHVEVLRDGDGLKVAWFPADILDLKDGKAYVCYNELRSEDGDKLKEWVELEGEGERAPRIRTARPVTAMPFEGTRKRRRAAMGDYNWAPGDRVDSWMQDSWWEGVVTEKSQTDETSFTVHFPARGETSVVKAWFLRPSLIWKNGSWVEGSSFQDTNGSSHEGDTPQEKRPRIGGPVVEARGEDKLSKSLDRKESWKPGDMRLLDLSDNEKIFNIGRSTRDENKPDSLKMVRTGLKKEGSRVIFGVPKPGKKRKFMEVSKHYVADQSGKTHETSDSAKFTKYLMPQGSEPRETKNKIEPKDKRAAVYRPKVLKSGKPPSVSSRTIPKKDSLSNTLVSEPGDSAAADVSHAENISGKHNIMEFRSFSSTDGAAKGPVLFSSVAFSSDAPPKKNSASNAKSERVSKPKLGPASGKLAKIEEEKGSNDNSIKTVSEVEPRRSNRKIQPTSRLLEGLQSSLIISKIPSVSHDRSHKSQNRSSRGNNQG
- the LOC105792061 gene encoding uncharacterized protein LOC105792061 isoform X2, which gives rise to MDNDENDSQSHNCHLAGEGNNKFPPVLRPYALPRFDFDDNLHGHLRFHSLVETEVFLGIESSEDNQWIEDFSRGGTGIAFSSSAAESCSISRCNNVWSEAASSESVEMLLKSVGQDETIPVQTICKNSDACDELGCIINQMEPTLKHGDRGLPKVGDDLQPALQSGECPGKLPGLKDDIGGDHLLVEDVSQTHEFGTSVDSTLDDLNTRNTDLPVTKRDDSKEHTVNESLVEASVDQSVDDREQEDKCTGSQVDAVIHSVQNTYASNALIDSQDTTHLKHDLIDENVDGSANQNVDLSQEVQTDGQNVSENAVASVTLLAQKNSALDMHSKEERHAIGNITTAGEPVDRISKGNSNLHMVEGCSEGLRVESPLRTTISEDIVLSERKLHDISPMPFVGDTDLKELGSEVSNMDTRNPMSLESNMDSTVQIACDTLEKKDSSDGDGHPDMKILSSKSEKSLVVDDNGSKGEGEGSHNTLGTEPMKECEESIVVEHSDDYKSDQTVSTAANQNTKLSSDSSNTDCGEGGSVPVIKGVDFSSSGTGRTADELASVLQSDVAISGKSMECVLSPSGKDLPAATAVVSDQNKVQVSSAETSFSIMNTSGMTSEKGAPCETSGQSSCSKVDQSLSMEGTSIDEGQHGDQAIHGLSVEVVRDKHVSSIIPDSTVRGTDGAEAQVISKTGSSEAAGAVSIQQNNQTSTSSLPSTSKEPTCDSGQNHPEDTDPKLVTKEKNSDHVAKHHVDGGRAKTDNSSFPSAPSSESQTKIHMMGSGSSSADLDNPSCGSPIVIRTSEQFPSKIGNDGLKGSEGRSASISGVINGEENKDQSISEDMKGNYASPGDRTFTFEVPPLADLSGKEAGKNWQLFSTMQHDTISSVEGTLSTASLSKVGTKAAQEVSHANLQASKSENVRGRSKGTSEGSGSKGTSERRARRVGGKSTGKEAAKKGIAAKEMTPASRSKRSGRTSNASLSSAGIGQLIQSNEVKHSGHMEGATTKPFGVLSTSVSSLPDLNASASSSAVFHQPFTDLQQVQLRAQIFVYGALIQGTAPDEAYMISAFGGLDGGRTMWENAWRACIDRVHSQKSHLVSPETPMQTPLGAKTSDQSVKRNALQNKVTSSPVSRSTSKGTPTTIVNSMVPLSSPLWSISAPSCDALQSTGIPRSAVMDYQQALSPLRPPPIRNFVGHNAPWMSQSPFRVPWVPQTSSFDARFPVLPITEAVNLTPAREASVPHSSAMKQASTVPMVQSGSPANVFAGTPLLDTKKATATRGQHSADPKPRKRKKSTVSEDPGQIKPHSQSESVSATVVTSNVSTPAAITTLATVVSKSSTDKFVTSVPVDHLEKGEQDSDQRVALSEETFGKLQEAQKQAEDASTLAAAAVHHSQEIWTQLGKHRNSGLEPDFETELTSAAVAIAAAASVAKAAAAAAKVASNAALQAKLMADEALVSSGYKNSVPTNAIASDNVKKLGKATPASILRGENATTSSNSIIIAAREAARRRVEAASAASKRAENMDAIVKAAELAAEAVSQAGKIVAMGEPFPLTELVEAGPEAYWKVPQASPEPNGSIREHIDSGRVEGPTSSAGHLKEVQVEKREKQSVEYGMSPTLREIARESLEDHSRLTGGILGPTAASGKDKKGPKGHKASEIAKTKGVTSESEIGFGLPSVITQSEHGKAGETSKNNNLREGSHVEVLRDGDGLKVAWFPADILDLKDGKAYVCYNELRSEDGDKLKEWVELEGEGERAPRIRTARPVTAMPFEGTRKRRRAAMGDYNWAPGDRVDSWMQDSWWEGVVTEKSQTDETSFTVHFPARGETSVVKAWFLRPSLIWKNGSWVEGSSFQDTNGSSHEGDTPQEKRPRIGGPVVEARGEDKLSKSLDRKESWKPGDMRLLDLSDNEKIFNIGRSTRDENKPDSLKMVRTGLKKEGSRVIFGVPKPGKKRKFMEVSKHYVADQSGKTHETSDSAKFTKYLMPQGSEPRETKNKIEPKDKRAAVYRPKVLKSGKPPSVSSRTIPKKDSLSNTLVSEPGDSAAADVSHAENISGKHNIMEFRSFSSTDGAAKGPVLFSSVAFSSDAPPKKNSASNAKSERVSKPKLGPASGKLAKIEEEKGSNDNSIKTVSEVEPRRSNRKIQPTSRLLEGLQSSLIISKIPSVSHDRSHKSQNRSSRGEP